A region of Vitis riparia cultivar Riparia Gloire de Montpellier isolate 1030 chromosome 1, EGFV_Vit.rip_1.0, whole genome shotgun sequence DNA encodes the following proteins:
- the LOC117917147 gene encoding myosin-binding protein 2, which produces MLEKHSTSLTDSLRFFLFGAFGSSLAVSPYSLVPPFKPPFFSLKNRTTSPSAAHNLSQIVSVFLSVNTKNRSPSSSSSSSMAANKFATMLHRNTNKITLILIYAVLEWILIVLLLLNSLFSYLIVKFADYFGLKRPCLWCSRLDHIFESEKGKTSYRGLVCETHAAEISKLGYCSNHRKLAELQDMCEDCSSSSRPDYCELSKKIAFIPWVKQIGMIQSDGEKIVENGEVNLRCSCCDVSLNSKFYSPYFLIKPSWGVLDYTQKGNLITETGIDDGIDEVDNSDRSRSDFAADRCEEDEGTNGNKGNQILSDVDASSGTREEEAEEDCSYSVSNFGCRETMASEDDKVEMIVEKAQEPIKEEGTKEEGGNFCIEDPFCDGNSSRVCAEEDASIKIPPQHLEYYVDRDDFRLVPVELIDFTAADIQNGYRTEDVGQANWDRREVILGSEFGAEAQIESIMENKCSQGKPVAVEFCAHETKEEPELEFALVESMEIDENENSSTLRGEEGDLVWEVYQPVAITQATQTPFNDVVDVQETDAAAGGEKISETNPASVEVFRMRIDETEVEILIGTEMPDQAPTDKIRAQEILPSDPCIQEDPSTSSANLYADDDHCSEQAEEETLECKTMTVEMSEQAINTHLLCTELNEIEDEIEEAKVPNSPASIEGPTPAEEETLQCKTILVETSEQAIDTHFSTCLELNEIEEERVPDTPTSIDGLNHLHKRLLLLEKRESGTEESLDGSVISEFEGGDVCLTVEKLKSALRSERKASSVLYAELEEERSASAVAANQTMAMINRLQEEKAAMQMEALQYQRMMEEQSEYDQEALQLLNELMIKREKEKQELEKELEIYRKKVLDYEAREKMMLRRMKEGSARSRTSSASCSNAEDSDGLSVELNHEEKEEDSSYGFRESGDHNTPADAVLSLEESLATFEEERLSILEQLKVLEEKLFTLADEEEHDPNNMKPIQHSYEENCKDFDENCDHSPEVNGLGNGFSKDMNGKHHQERRISGPKAKRLLPLFDAIVAETEDGLLDGNDIVFDSFLLQDSSVTKFDIENKKNAIEEEVDNLYERLQALEADREFLKHCISSLNKGDKGMDLLQEILQHLRDLRSVELRVRNFSDGALV; this is translated from the exons ATGCTTGAAAAACATTCTACTTCTCTGACTGACTCTCTCCGATTCTTTCTTTTCGGAGCTTTTGGGTCTTCGTTGGCTGTCTCTCCCTACTCCCTAGTCCCTCCCTTCAAACCGCCtttttttagtctaaaaaatAGAACCACTTCTCCATCTGCTGCTCATAATCTCTCTCAAATagtctctgtttttctctctgtAAATACCAAGAACAgatcaccatcatcatcatcgtcatcatcaATGGCGGCAAACAAGTTTGCAACGATGTTGCATCGAAACACGAACAAGATCACGCTTATTCTCATCTATGCTGTTCTCGAATGGATTCTGATCgtccttcttcttcttaacTCTCTTTTCTCTTATCTAATCGTGAAATTTGCAGACTACTTCGGCCTCAAGAGACCCTGCCTCTGGTGTTCTAGGCTCGATCACATTTTTGAGTCTGAGAAGGGCAAGACTTCTTACAGAGGTCTTGTGTGTGAAACCCACGCTGCGGAGATTTCGAAACTGGGGTACTGTTCGAATCATCGGAAGTTGGCTGAATTGCAAGATATGTGTGAGGATTGCTCGTCCTCATCGCGGCCTGATTATTGTGAATTATCGAAAAAGATCGCTTTCATTCCATGGGTGAAGCAGATTGGTATGATTCAGAGTGATGGTGAGAAGATTGTGGAAAATGGGGAGGTAAATTTGAGGTGTTCCTGCTGTGATGTTAGCTTGAACAGCAAATTCTACTCTCCTTATTTTCTGATCAAACCCTCTTGGGGGGTTTTGGATTATACTCAGAAAGGGAATTTGATAACCGAAACTGGGATCGACGATGGCATTGACGAAGTCGATAATTCCGATAGAAGCAGATCGGATTTTGCGGCTGATCGATGCGAGGAAGATGAGGGGACTAATGGAAACAAGGGAAATCAGATACTTTCTGATGTTGATGCAAGCTCTGGAACAAGAGAAGAGGAGGCAGAGGAGGATTGTTCATATTCCGTATCTAATTTTGGTTGCAGGGAGACGATGGCTAGTGAAGATGATAAAGTGGAGATGATCGTAGAGAAAGCGCAAGAACCCATCAAGGAGGAAGGTACGAAGGAGGAAGGTGGGAATTTTTGCATCGAAGATCCGTTTTGTGATGGGAACAGTAGTCGAGTTTGCGCCGAGGAAGATGCATCTATTAAAATTCCGCCTCAGCATCTTGAGTATTACGTTGATCGTGATGATTTTCGATTGGTTCCGGTTGAGTTGATCGATTTCACTGCTGCCGATATCCAGAATGGGTACAGAACAGAGGACGTAGGTCAAGCAAACTGGGATCGCCGAGAAGTCATACTGGGTTCTGAATTTGGTGCAGAGGCgcaaattgaatcaattatgGAGAACAAATGCAGTCAAGGAAAGCCAGTGGCAGTAGAATTTTGTGCTCATGAGACTAAGGAGGAACCCGAACTGGAGTTTGCATTGGTTGAATCCATGGAGATAGATGAGAATGAGAATTCTTCGACTTTACGTGGTGAAGAAGGGGATTTAGTGTGGGAGGTATATCAACCTGTTGCCATTACTCAAGCAACTCAAACCCCATTTAATGATGTAGTTGATGTTCAAGAAACTGATGCAGCGGCCGGAGGAGAAAAGATTTCAGAAACTAATCCAG CATCTGTTGAAGTGTTTCGGATGAGGATTGATGAAACTGAAGTAGAGATCTTGATAGGGACAGAGATGCCTGATCAGGCACCCACAGATAAGATTCGAGCTCAAGAAATTCTTCCTTCAGATCCTTGCATCCAGGAAGATCCATCGACTAGTTCTGCTAATTTGTATGCTGATGATGATCATT GTTCTGAGCAAGCTGAGGAAGAAACTTTGGAATGCAAAACCATGACAGTTGAGATGAGTGAGCAAGCAATAAACACTCATTTGTTGTGTACAGAGCTTAATGAAATTGAGGATGAAATTGAGGAAGCTAAAGTGCCTAATTCACCCGCTTCCATTGAAG GTCCTACGCCAGCCGAGGAAGAAACATTACAATGCAAAACCATACTTGTTGAGACAAGTGAGCAAGCTATAGACACTCATTTCTCAACATGTTTAGAGCTTAATGAAATCGAGGAGGAGAGAGTTCCCGATACACCCACTTCCATTGATGGGCTCAATCACTTACACAAGAGATTACTGCTCCTCGAGAAACGAGAATCAGGAACTGAAGAGTCTTTGGATGGTAGTGTCATAAGTGAGTTTGAAGGTGGTGATGTTTGTCTGACCGTTGAAAAGCTGAAATCAGCACTGAGGTCTGAACGAAAGGCTTCAAGTGTTTTATATGCAGAactagaagaagaaagaagtgcTTCCGCAGTAGCAGCCAATCAGACTATGGCAATGATAAATCGACTGCAGGAAGAGAAGGCAGCAATGCAGATGGAAGCTTTGCAGTACCAGAGAATGATGGAAGAACAATCTGAGTATGACCAGGAAGCCTTGCAGCTTTTGAATGAGCTTATGATAAAGAGGGAAAAAGAGAAACAAGAGCTAGAGAAAGAGCTGGAAATATATCGCAAGAAGGTCTTAGATTATGAGGCAAGAGAAAAAATGATGTTAAGAAGAATGAAAGAGGGTAGTGCCAGAAGCAGAACTTCCTCTGCATCTTGTAGCAATGCAGAAGATAGTGATGGGCTATCTGTTGAGTTGAATcatgaagaaaaggaagaagatagCTCATATGGATTTCGAGAAAGTGGCGACCACAACACCCCTGCTGATGCAGTTCTAAGTTTGGAGGAATCTTTGGCTACCTTTGAGGAAGAGAGGCTTTCCATTCTTGAGCAACTGAAGGTTTTAGAAGAGAAGCTTTTCACGTTGGCTGATGAGGAGGAACATGACCCTAACAATATGAAGCCAATTCAGCATTCCTATGAAGAGAATTGCAAAGATTTTGATGAGAATTGTGACCATAGCCCTGAAGTAAATGGTCTTGGAAATGGATTTTCCAAGGACATGAATGGAAAGCATCACCAAGAGAGAAGAATCTCAGGACCAAAGGCAAAGAgacttcttcctctttttgatGCAATTGTTGCAGAAACTGAAGATGGGTTATTGGATGGAAATGACATAGTGTTTGACTCATTCCTCTTACAAGACTCGTCAGTCACCAAGTTTGATATAGAGAATAAGAAGAATGCGATTGAAGAGGAGGTGGATAATCTCTATGAGAGGCTACAAGCTCTTGAGGCAGATAGGGAATTTCTAAAGCATTGCATAAGCTCCTTGAACAAAGGAGATAAGGGGATGGATCTTCTCCAGGAGATCTTACAACATCTTCGTGATCTGAGGAGTGTGGAACTCCGAGTGAGGAATTTCAGTGATGGTGCTCTAGTATGA